ttactTATAGTGGGagcagatcgcagtctcttggaagttggacacccctgATACAGTGTAATATAcagaaattgaattgaattgaaatactttcttgtcacttgtacaacttgtatacagtgaggttacacaagcaccccccactcatagaatcatagaatcatagagttggaagagaccacaagggccatcgagtccaaccccctgccaagcaggaaacaccatcagagcactcctgacatatggttgtcaagcctctgcttaaagacctccaaagaaggagactccaccacactccttggcagcaaattccactgtcgaacagctcttactgagctctcttagtcttacactcagctctcttagtcttaattcccctcgtttactgacgcacacccaccaaaccccaaagtcagttgccctgttctcttttcattcagcagcctaacagcccacggatagaagctgttctttaccctgttggtgcaactaatcatgttcctatatcttctgccctaGGGCAGAtcaaggagatcaagaaagtacTATAATAATGTATAGTATCTACATTAAACTACAGTGTACCTCCGGTTGCAAACGGggtccgttctggaggtccggcgAGATCCCGAGGTTTTCACAACCTGAGGATCACTGTTATACACATGCGCGCAGAGGTAGAccatttctgcgcatgcgcgcgcggGGGGGTGCGAAACACTTCGGGGTTTGCCACTTTTGCAACCTGAACGTTACATTACCCAAGGGCAACGTAACCCGAGGCGCTACTGTATGCCCGATTTTTACTGTGCTAACATGATGCTAAGTAAAATACAGCCAGATGGTGGCTTTTTACCATTTCTTTGCAGGCTGTGCAGCAAGTTATTTCCAACCTGCTGATTTCACACATAGAACTATGTACTGAAGATTCTCCTGATATCCAGCCTTACACTCACCACCGGCAGGTTGAAAAATGTGTTGTTCCACTTGGGAAGGAGCTGGCTGAAGTTCGCGATGCTTACATCAAGGTGAGTCAGAAACTTCGTATTGCGTGGGTAAGAATGGCAGCAGGCAGGACTTCAGAAATGGTGGTGAAACATTTGTTGAAAGcagcttgtttttattcttctaaAGAGGTGTCTTCATTTGTTCTGTGAAACTGGATTTGTTTTCCAAGTGCTGCTTTAATCTTTCAAAAATGTCACTGGTACCTGATCGTGACGGTTGTTTTTAGTCTCTCACTAAATGACGCGGgtcttggggacgcgggtggcgctgtgggtaaaagcctcagcgcctagggcttgccgatcgaaaggtcggcggttcgaatccccgcggcggggtgcgctcccgttgttcggtcccagcgcctgccaacctagcagttcgaaagcacccccgggtgcaagtagataaattgtgaccgcttactagcgggaaggtaaacggcgtttccgtgtgcggctctggctcgccagagcagcgatgtcacgctggccacgtgacccggaagtgtctccggacagcgctggccctcggcctcttaagtgagatgggcgcacaaccccagagtctgtcaagactggcccgtacgggcaggggtacctttacctttacctttaaatgacatctttgggacgcgggtggcactgtgggtaaaagcctcagcgcctagggcttgctgatcgaaaggtcggcggttcgaatccccgcagcggggtgcgctcccgctgctcggtcccagcgcctgccaacctagcagttcgaaagcacccccgggtgcaagtagataaatagggaccgcttaccagcgggaaggtaaacggcgttccgtgtgctgcgctggctcgccagatgcagcttcgtcacgctggccacgtgacccggaagtgtctccggacagcgctggcccccggcctcttgagtgagatgggcgcacaaccctagagtctgccaagactggcccgtacgggcaggggtacctttacctttaccttaaatgacATCTGAGTGGACGATTCTAGTGTTGGCTTCCTTGTAAGAATGCAGTGAAGGAGCCTCAGGAAACTGTCATCCTGTTTTCCTTAAGTGGGTCCTGTCCCTAGGAGAAAGTGGCCTTTGGAGCTCCAATCTGACCAGTGTATATTACATAGCTGTGAACTGGGGTTGGGATCTTCTGCTGGCAGGGATTATGGGCATTGTCCTGGTTTTTCTTAGGTGGTGAAAAAATGCAAGTGGTATTGTTGCTTTGTGTGTGCGAGTGGCTTTCCAGAGGTGTCGCAATGCTTTCAATTCAGTCTCAGGTGAGCCTGTCTTGAAATGAAGCCATCATTGTCGAAAAGCCACACAAAACATAAAAGTGCATTGAGCAAGTAATAGTGTGATGCAGAGGTATTTCAGGCCACTTTTACTGTCTTCTACAGAGGTTTTGTTTGATTTCTGTGTGCGTTTTAGCGGAGTCTACCTTGAGGCTCTGTGTCTGTGTAGGGTTAAAGACAGGTGTGCAGTGACAGATGGGAGAACAGCTGCAGAAGGAGCAGTTTTTTGTACTTGTGGGTGCTAAATGGAATTGGCATGATATATCCCCAGGTTGGTAGTTTACAAGCACATAGTGGCAGCTGCTCTGTAAGCCCGGGGCATGTGGGCTATTGAAAATAGTTTCTGAGGATTGCTCCATAACCCGAGCTCcttaataatagaattgtagagtcggaagggacgctgagggtcatctagtcgaacccagtgcaatgcaggaaacttttgcaatGCTCCCACCTGACTGGGGAGGAGGGCCAGGTGACCCTAGACAACTATATTGCCAAGTCCTATGCCCATTTCCTATCTAATATGACTTGCTGAAATTAAAATCTCCGTTCCATATTATCCAGGTTGTACAATGCATTCCTCTTCCAATACAAGTAATTTTActgattattttttataaaattctgTCTGTGGTGTTGAAATAGAGGAAGGTATCCAATGCAAGTGGGGAAACTGAGAGCAACAAAAGTTCACCTGGAAGCTTTGCtaactttttttagaaaaagatgcCGGTGACTTAACTAATATATCAAAATTGCTTTTAGGTTGCAATCAAATAGTGTgtaaatttatgaaataaataataaacttggGATAACACAGAGCAATAAAGTTTTTATTCATGGCAACTTCCAACAGTAAACAATATATGATGTATATCTTTCACAGGTAAATTAGCAATTAGGATTCCAGCTTTATTATTTCTAGACTTgaattagttttttttaatacGACTTacaaaagatttcattttgtatccTAGCTGGCTAAGTGGATAATTTCAAAATGAGTAAAAACATGGTATTCTCAGAATGTGAAATTTCCTTCTGATAATCCTTCAAATTAAATACcagtcaatcattttatttgcttGTGGGCTAGCAAAGTTTAAACTGTGCggaaggtggcttacaacatataaaaaatacatggctacaaacataacaaaagtagtcataaacaaaacatcaaaaagtacacaaccaaactggaCAATTGCCACACAAACTGTATGAaccaaaataaagatacaaaaaattaacagcaacacCCCACCTCCGACAAAACCCTctagagtctgttcagcagcctcagcttttgtagctggagtcagtccgggccTCGCCCTACCagggcaggtgggaaaaggcctgcagggCAGGGAAcaagtcttccaggactcacagccaagataccAACAAtgtatacagccatacctcatgttacaattgcttcaggttgcgtgttttcaggttgcgtcccgcggcaacctggaagtaccagaaagggttacttctgggtttcgctgctcgcgcatgcgcagacgtgcaaaatgacgttatgcgcagaagcggcgaatcgtgacccacacagacacgggttgtgttcttttcaggttgccaACGGGCCTCcgaaacggatcccgtttgcatccagaggtaccactgtacaataaaacaCTATTTCTGTTGATAAAGGAGGTAGCAATTTCTGTTCACCTATAGTAGATATTCAGAAGAAAATAGTCAATAGCAttgtatttataaaaataaacttgTGTAATAATAAGGAATAATTACTGTTAGCATCTGCTAGGGTATTATTTGCTCACAGACAATGCAGTTCATTTTGGTGGATCTACCTCTGTAGCCTCTCTCAAATGAATGGCGATTGTGTAGCATCAGATAAAATGTTCAGAAATTGTGCAGTTTTACCTACAACTTCAACTTCCATTGAAGTGAAGCACTCTTGCATGTCAGAATAAATACTGGGAAGAATcacagaagtgtagagttgggaggaacgCCAAGGGAACAGaacactttatttctcttaatacagtggtacctcgcaagacgaaattaattcgttcggcgagttttttcttcttgcgagttatttgtcttgcgaagcacagtttcccataggaatgcattgaaaatcaattaatgcgttcctatggaaaccgcttgccgggctggcggtgcggagaaaggcttcagaacaggtccgggaacagaggagaaggcgcgcagcgcttctcctctgttcccagggcttgcggtgggaggagggtttttcctccccaccgccaacattcagaacagcattctgaatgttggcggtggggaggaaaacccttctcccaccgcaagtcttcaggacaggtccgggaacagaggagaaggtgcgaagcgcttctcctctgttcccggggcttgcggtgggaggagggtttttcctccccaccgccaacattaagaacagcattctgaatgttggcagtggggaggaaaaccctcctcccaccgcaagtcttcaggacaggtccgggaacagaggggaaggtgcgctgcacttctcctctgtccccggacctgttctgaaggctggcggtccaccgccagccctcggaacagccttccgaaggctggcgcggggaggaggtctctctgccccaccgccagccttcggaagaggtccggggacagtggggaagatgcgctgcgcttccccgctgtccccggagattttcctatgggctttcattttgcgaagcaagcccatagggaaattcgtctggcgaagcacctggaaaaacggaaaactctttcttcttgcgagttttccgtcttgcgaggcattcgtcttgcgaggtaccactgtacagaatatCTCCTGTGTCTTAATTTTGGTGAAAGTGCTTGAAATCTTAGTGACTACACATAACTGAAGCAACAACTAGGAAAAACCCTTCAAAACTGGCAACAGACACTCCAAGTTTGCCTTCTTAATCGCTGAGGAAGGAAGCTGGTTTGTCTGTCAGGCTATGCTGGTGGAATGTGATATTCGTGTTTTCTTAGGAAATAGGCTTTATAAAGTTAATGGCTACATATCATTCTTGATCATTCCAGCTAGCTGACTAGAGTTCACCTGCATGTTTCATGGGTGATCCGTCAATGGAACTTGGCTGTCTTGTAGCTCAAAAATAGCCAGCTATGGTCTTTCAAGAAACCATATTTCATTCTGTCGATTTGTAGCAGCTGGATTTGTGTATCCTGCAACTATGAAGGTATCTTGCAAACACAGCTCAGGACTCTCCAGAAGTTCGGCCAGCATATTAATTTCTCTTGCAATGGACGTTTCGTTGGTGACTCCTCTGAAGGCCCTGTGAACaagccattttaaaataatattttattcgtTTTAGACTTACAGCAATCCCTTGATTGTAGATTGAAAGTGCGACCATGACATCAACAGTATCCCTGAAGTCACAAACGCTAGAAACTACCCATTTCTCTGTTTATATTATATATGtgcctgcacacacacatataaaaagtgGGTTGGGGAGAGTGTTGAGATTGTTAGAGGCTGAATTCTGttgatttttgtgtttgtttccaCACAACTATTTGATACAGATATTCTGCACTTGTAGTCTGGTGTCCTTGCTCCCATGGGAACCCAGAATAGCAAACATTTCAGTAATGAAAATAGAATTTTAAATACATTTAGGGTGAGTAGAAGGCAGCTCGCATAACcaatcttcccctcccctcctgccccctcccaTAAAAAGCTCCTCCAAAGGGTCTGGGCAACCAGCTTTGACTCTCTGGAGAGGCttttgagtgggggggggggtagcaaggggctgcagggaagaagagggagaaagaattAGTTGAGTGAGTGATTTCCAGACTGAGATTTTAGTTGGTGTGTGTGTTGGTAGTTATAGTTAAGCTGCTTTAGAAGCCCAATACCAGGATACAAATGTGCTTAAACAAACATATCCTGCTTTTTCATCAACTTAAAGAAATATCCAGAAGGCACTGTGTAGCTGGAGCCAAGATACCTGACAAGGTCTTAACACTTGCTTGATTTTGTCTCAGACTGCTCCTTgcttaattaaaattaaatagctATCTATAATCACACATTTGCCTGGTttgtcacactaagccaaactcgGCTTACTGGGAGTGTGAGGGTTCTCAGACGGTGAGGTCAAAGGGGCTTTGCTCCTTTCCAGGTGCATGAAAAAACCatggttacagctcatggttagtgaGGAGAGTTTCACCATGTGCACCAGTTCAGACAACATGCAAAGCCTTGGTTTGGcatcaggccaggtgggaaaaggccagcaaggcCAGGGAGCAGCTGTTGCAGGACTCACAGTCAAGGTTAAATAGCACAAAGTAAACATGAAATGCTGAGTACCGGTATTTGGATGAGAGGATTTGGGTTTTGAATTGTTCAGTGTTTGGAATGAATCCATGGAAAAGAATGTGTCATGATGGTGAGATTTTCAGCTAATCAACCCTGGCACTTAGATAGGCAACTTTTGATTCTTACCTGGCATAAATAATGGTTGGAGGCCACTCTTCAATGACAACATCCGGATCATTGGGCGCAGGTGGCTGTTCTTGCAGCCCACTGGGGAGGTAATATGCTACAGTCACAAATCTTGTGATGCCTGGAGTGCTCTCACTGGTGCGAACTATGGTTGCAATGGGAACAGTCATTCCCAAGTATAGGCCTGAGGAAAGCATATCGTCATTAGTAATTTCCTGACATTACCTGTCAGCTAGTTGTGAAGTTAAATCACACATGCGGAATCAAATTTTGCAGCCTTGGGAAATTTTGCATTTGGGAATTCTCCTTGCAGGATCAAATGGCACGTTTATAAGTAATGTGGTGCAGTCAGAACAAAATGTGTGTCTAACAATTATTTACCTGATGAATTCTGCTGACAAATGTATCTCATAATCTTCATGAATCCTAGGCATATGCTCTGTTCATACTGCttttcttgcactttgacgcaagCCCATTTCGCCTTTTCATAGTGGCGTTTTTCATAAAGAAGATTCCCAAGCTGTAAAGTTTCAaaagttgctgttgttattattataatttattacccACATACCACCAGCCTAAGGCAAGTTAAAGAGTTAAAAGGAAGACTGGGGCACACGGGTGGTGGGCCTTCAGGAAAGCTTTTACTTCTACCAGTATTTGACATCCACCACTGTTGTAGACTGTGAGTATGGCTCTGAAAGGGGTGAATTCATTCAGAAATAATCAATATTTGTGATGGCTGGATAGGGTAATTCATGACACAGAATGTGTCCATATATACGCAGTCTACCTGCCCTCTTGGTCTTTCAGAATGCAGCTAGGCTGAGAAGAACTCATCCAGGCCAGGGGTTACCAGACTACAGCTAAGGCTAGGCTACCTTTCTCCATGAGGAAGCGGCAGGGGGGAATATTAGCATTAGCGGACCATTACTTCATGCCTTTGAGGCCACTTGTGCATCCATTGACAAAATACATTTTTAGACCTCTGCAGGAGGGTTAGAACATGTTAGGTAGGgaacaatttttttcttttagagCACAATTAAAATTGGGAAGGAACAAAGAGAGCTTTTAAAAACTAGTTTTAAGACCACTTTCCATTCACTAAAATCTGACTGCTTGTTAGATATACAAAAGtagaagccatgcctgtttctcTGCCCGCTCTTGCTATAATGCATGAAGGTGTATTTTAATGAAGAGATGGTACCTGTTCTTTACGGGCTATCACAACAAATGGAACACTTTCTCTCTCCTGAGGATGGTTATTTCTGGTCAGCtgttggattggctctgccataTCTGTAAAAATGGGATTAAATTGTTTATAGAATATGCCTGATTCACATATGAAAATTCTTATGTGGGTGAGACTAGAACACAGGTAGTAAGAAATAGAACACAGTTTGGAAAAGGCTTGTTTCCAAGATACACTGATATTTATTGGACTTAAGAACAACCAACTAATTTTGTTTTGATGccaaaaaagtaaaattaatTGCAATATTTGCATAACTTATTTTGACTGGTCTATGTGACTTTTAGTTCAATGTAATGCATTAGCACAGCAAATGTGTACAAGACATAGACATTACAGACTGGTGTGGATGACATCTCTGCACAGGACCCTAGTTGTAAGATTGCTCCATTAACTAACCTTTAATTACTATAACCAATTGTGTTGCTAACCAAACCAACTTCAAACCACTTCTCTATCTCCATTGGGGAGAAGCAGTGGTTGGTGCCATGTTTGGTTCTGATTTTTGCTGTGCCATCGAATGCTTAAGAGTGGGCTATGTTACAACCATCACTGAAGCAGTTTGTTGTCACCGTATGACCTTTCATTGGTGTTTTAATAATTGGGCATGGCTTGGAGGGAGACTtctctgacacccccccccatcagaGTGCTACTGATCGTCCATTAAACCTTTCATTGTAGGACGACACTTATGTCATAGGTATGTTGAGTTATGATAGAATATATTCATCTCTTGAGGCCAAGTGGCTGGACAGTCTTTGCCTTGTGGAAGGTAGTAAACACCTCCCACCCCAAAGTAGCTTTGATGCTTATGTCCCCTTCCAGTGTGGTAAGCAGGATTTTGCCATTATGTGCTAGAGCATTTGTCTGCTATTTCCCTGTAGATAATAGTTCTAGTTTCTCTTCACCACTACTTTCTGTGGTCTTAAGTTGTGATGGACAGAGTATCCTGCTTCATTGCCATAATTTGATGCGTTTCCGCCACCCCAGACTCCCCTCAAAACTACTAATGCACCATGCTGGGTTTCCTTGCAGAGCATTTTTGAAACCTTTGGCCAGCTTCAGCCTTCACTGTAGTTCTGTGATGTCAAACCAATAATAGCATTAAGTGTCAGCCGGGGTGTGTGTACTTAGATGGTTTTCAAAAAGGATTAAGCAATTAGTGGGAGATGTATCTGTCAGTGGATATTAATCGTAATAGCCAAGGATGGAGCATCCAATTTCAGGAGCACCAAAGATCACATTTGCAGGTGCTGGGGGCAATGATCATCTCTGGGGAGGGGCTTAGAGCATCTCTTTTGTGTGCAGAAAGTTCAATCCCCGGTGGCATCTGAAAGGATCAGGTGCaaggtgatgtgaaagaccttTCTTTACCCTAAGACCATGCTAGCTGCTGCCAGCCACAGTAGATCATATTAGCTTGGGCAACTAGTACGAGGTGTTCCTCCTACAGAGCTGGGCAGGACATCACCCGTTGTAGGCAGATTACTGGGCTAAACTGGGTGGTTCTCTTACTCAGCAAGGCAATTCCTACTGCAGACTTGCAGGGCAACACTGGCCAGTGCACAGTCCTACACAAAACCACTTTGGCACACCGTCTCTCCTCGCCCTTCCATCGAATGAACTCTCTGGAAACTCCGTGGTGGGAGGAATTAATTTCATGGCTTGGAAACACGCTGAGTGACAAACAGAAACGAGCAGGTGGCAAAAGGTTTTTGGTAGAAAGTATGGTATCCATGCTCTGCTTTGTGGAAGCAGGTGCCCATCCTGTTGtaatcataagaagagcctgctgaattagGCGgttggaccatctagtccagcatctcacagtggccaaacagaggcCACAAGCTGGATTTGAGCACATGAgcaccactctcccctcctgtggcctcCACCAGCTGACATTCAGAACTGCTGCTGCctcactgtggctagtagccagggtagccctctcctctcccatgaatttgtctaatcctcatttCATTCCACCAAGTTGGTGGCCCACCCTCCCTGtgtcctgtgggagggagttccacgcTGCAACTCTGCCCTGTGTGATCTTCTATCGGAAcggaaccttccaacattcagcctcattggatgcccatgaatTACATTGtacggggagggggagaaaaactttcctctctGTCCCCTCCTTGCCATGCCTAGTTTTGCAGGCTTCTCTCATATCGCCTCTCACTTgccctttctctaaactaaaaaacaaaCGAAAGCCCAATGCTGCCACCTTTCCGCAGGGCACCGGCTCCATCCGCTTGCTTAGATTCCCTCTACCAAAGCTGAAAGCAGCCCAAACTTCCCCCGGATCGTGAATGGGAAACAGCTGGCGAAGACGGCGGCCTGCCAGGGAAGGGATCCCTTCCTAACGCTCCTGCTCCGCGGAGCCCCTTCCTTGCAAGCGCTCCCTGTCCCTCGGGGGGCGAGCGCCTTCGGAAACCCGGAGCAGGCGCTTGCCGGCCGGCAGCCCCCCCGCCGCCCTTCCCAAGCTAATCCTTGTCCAACCGACAGCCCCTTAAGGCGCGGGCGAGAGGCTTCGCCGGGCCGGGGCGCGAGTGAAGCCCGTCCCGGAGCGCGGCTGGCTCCCCCTGGCTTACCCCGGGGCACGTCCACGCGGTGCCCGCGGCCCACGCTCTGCCAGTAGCTCAGCAGGCGCTCCTGCTCCTGCTCGTCGCCGGCGTTGTCCTCCAGGCTGCTGCCGTACGCCGAGTCCGGGCAGCCGGCCGCCCCCGCCGCCTCGTCcccgccgccgccggccgcccCGCCGCTCTCCAGCTCCTCCAGCGTGATGGCGCCCGGGGGGGCCGGGTCGCCGCTCAGGAGGCAAGTGCGCGCTTGGCTCTCCATGGCCGGCTGGATCGCGCGGAGGCGGCGCCGGCTTTCTTAAGCTGCCCTGCCCAGCGGAGGGGAGGGGGCCCGGGCAGCCGCGGCGGCGACGCCCTCCAGGCACGTCGGACTCGGGAGGGAAAGGGgacggagcctgcaggtgcccggCTAGGGCGCGAGCCCCTAGGGAATCAGGGGATCGGCACCCCCTTCCCCGGTGCCAAGGGGCTCCCAgcaagccccccacccacccacccccaggaaTGAAAGGATGGTCTcctgcctccgccgccgccgccaccagcccACCTCGCAGGGCCCTTGTGATGgggaaatggagaaggggaagaagtGCCTGCACCGCCTCCGAGGAAAACGCCATAAATGAAGCACCCGCTTCCAATGCGCATTTCAGTCGGCTGCTTCTGGGCAGATCGGGGCTCGGACTGTGAGCCTTTGTTCTTGCTCGTCCCGTGAaagggaggcagaggcagcagggccAGCTGCCCAGGGCTCTGCCCTTCCCCCGGGCTTCGGTCAGCAGACCCAAGtatggcaccttgagctccttggagggaaaagcgagatataaatgaaataaatataaacaaataataaagacAATGAAAGGAAGCAGGGGTGCGTGTGCTCAGAGTGCTTCTTATTCCCCATTTCCTGTTGGCTACCTTGCtttctgctttgctttgcttttccatAGGTGAGGTAGAGGATATTCCTTTGACAGAAGGAAACTCCTCTGTTATTTTTGAAAACCTCCCTTTGTTTGTGGGGTCATAGGAGGCAATGGACTGACTGGCGGGAGCCTCTCGCCCTGCCCCTGTCCATGCACCCTATCCAGGATTAAAGAAGGGGGTTGGTGATGGTCCTTCGCGAAGTtgccctttaaatgcaaataattTGAGGCAGAGTGGTCTAGTGATTAGAGTGGTTAGGCTAGGAGATTAGGGTTcacatccccactcagccaagatACGCATTTTTCTAGCGAAGTGGATTTGACAGTTCCTTCATTTCCCTCCAAAGCAGAGATGCCTCTTTctaatgttattgttgttgttagaatttatataccgccctatacccagaggtctcagggcgattcaccTATGTGGGGTTCCTGAACAGAATATTGGGTTTCTGAGTGTGATGCTTTATAGGAAAGTGGTACTTAGCAGCTCTTCCCTTTTTGTTCTCCTCTGCACAAACTCTGGAAAGAGAAAGCCAGGCAAGTTGGAGGGAGCAGAAACAAAAATAGTCCATGTTGCCATATCAGACTGACAAGTAGATCCTCAGTCTGTTTTGCAATGTGTCAACATGTGTGTGCTGCTCTGAAATTGGCATGGCATCCTGCCATCTTGACTCATCAACGTAGTGGAGGAGGCTGCTGGCATTTGGAGGCTGCCAAGCTGAACTTGATCACACAGGGAGCTGACTCAGTTATCTGCGctgtgcaactggacttcttctCAGCCTCAGCTGccagggaggaagaaaaggaggatgctgcacagtttgttgttttttaaaaaaatattttttattaaccggccaatcaaatcaaatcacatcacataaattccgaattacaaagccgaattttaaattttgttggggggacccatatttcaagatccgaagggggattctgatcatcttcttgctactgtgttaatgtccaaatcagtccaaacaaagttcataattctatccagtcttatcttgctgtttccacatcacatcttgttcatatattttctctttttttctttatgatctcttctgatagtctccttaagccgatgaACACCAATAAtaattcttgtttaatcacataaaggacagaaaggaaagttttttccccctcccccatcagtccctttgccataccgagtcttggcgtatcttctcatgatttatacttgttcctccgactcgtcttgttttatcagagatctcttctgttagcagtctttactccccctccttccttgaaatatgtgcatttgcttcatccaaattgtttcttttgaagttcttgcagctagtggcgcggatcagagacggcgtccaggagcgccgaaatcccacaggagggcattgtgcctagtgcccccatccccacaaattcaggggtggtatagggcacagcaggcaagggcagtcccaccccaccatcctggggggggggtagggaggctatttactcccatcacagcctcctaattacctcgtgtgggtcggagagatgttattgtcagccatcttctgatgcgcccctagtggcccccacAGTTTGAAGGTGTAAAAGGATGTAACCAGTGTTGACTTGCCCTGTTTTTCTTTGTGTAGATGCCATGGAAGAAAGGACATCCTTTAGCCTGAGGGCACCATCATTCATTTGTTACCGTGACTGCAAATTGGAGTCATACTCATAATTCCCCCAGTTCTGCATGCTCAACCTTTTCAGTCAAAAATCATCAACTGGTTGGTTGTAAATGAAAAAATATATTCatagctggtacagtggtacctcgggttacagacacttcaggttacagactccactagcccagaaatagtaccttgggttaagaactttacctcaggatgggaacagaaatcgtgcaccagcggcgcggtggcagcgggaggccccattagctaaagtggtacctcaggttaagaacagtttcaggtgaagaacggacctccagaatgaattaagttcttaacccgaggtaccactgtacctgaataGCTGTTTTTAGAATAGTAATTCAATAGTACAGGGTACTTGGCCTTGAATAAGTT
The nucleotide sequence above comes from Podarcis raffonei isolate rPodRaf1 chromosome 1, rPodRaf1.pri, whole genome shotgun sequence. Encoded proteins:
- the LOC128410697 gene encoding heme-binding protein 1-like, giving the protein MESQARTCLLSGDPAPPGAITLEELESGGAAGGGGDEAAGAAGCPDSAYGSSLEDNAGDEQEQERLLSYWQSVGRGHRVDVPRDMAEPIQQLTRNNHPQERESVPFVVIARKEQLGNLLYEKRHYEKAKWACVKVQEKQYEQSICLGFMKIMRYICQQNSSGLYLGMTVPIATIVRTSESTPGITRFVTVAYYLPSGLQEQPPAPNDPDVVIEEWPPTIIYARAFRGVTNETSIAREINMLAELLESPELCLQDTFIVAGYTNPAATNRQNEIWFLERP